Proteins co-encoded in one Prescottella sp. R16 genomic window:
- a CDS encoding methyltransferase domain-containing protein, whose translation MTRDGDQSPTVGIGEMLISSRSLDEYRAMFNLTEHDLSRKILDCPGGAAGFTGAVNRLGGDVTACDTAYFDRTAEQLAGIVAAETSRGNRYVRAHLEHYEWTFFADPDEHLRLRQHAVEEFATDITRNPHHYVAGRLPALPFPDASFDLVLSSHLLFSYSDRLDPTFHLEAITELMRVSRSELRIFPLVDSGSSIRYPHLDTLLTDLRDRGITGDVVEVEYRFQRGAQHMLVCHHIT comes from the coding sequence ATGACCCGCGACGGCGACCAGTCCCCCACGGTTGGGATCGGCGAAATGCTGATCAGTTCCCGTTCACTCGACGAGTACAGGGCGATGTTCAATCTCACCGAGCACGACCTGTCTCGGAAGATCCTGGATTGCCCCGGCGGCGCAGCAGGTTTCACCGGTGCTGTGAACCGCCTTGGCGGTGACGTGACGGCATGTGACACAGCCTATTTCGACAGGACGGCCGAGCAGTTGGCCGGCATTGTGGCAGCCGAAACCAGCCGGGGGAACCGCTACGTCCGTGCCCACCTGGAGCACTACGAATGGACCTTCTTCGCGGACCCCGACGAGCATCTTCGCCTCCGCCAGCACGCGGTCGAGGAGTTCGCCACAGACATCACTCGGAACCCGCACCACTACGTGGCCGGGCGGTTACCTGCCTTGCCGTTCCCAGATGCCAGCTTCGATCTGGTACTCAGCTCCCACCTGCTGTTCAGCTATTCCGATCGTCTCGATCCGACCTTCCACCTCGAAGCGATCACCGAACTCATGCGCGTCTCTCGCAGCGAGTTGCGGATCTTCCCTCTGGTGGATTCCGGATCCTCGATTCGTTACCCGCACCTGGACACACTGCTCACCGATCTTCGGGACCGTGGCATCACGGGTGACGTCGTCGAAGTCGAGTACCGCTTTCAAAGAGGTGCCCAGCACATGCTGGTCTGCCACCACATCACCTAG
- a CDS encoding isochorismatase family protein, producing the protein MSRRCSRRAGVAGRAGSLRGIGARPTPVLRERARCRDSNGGSRSVPSRGGLGIRSRRPGHRVGTTPGHDGAAARARRFAVGSGGWMRPRSNSPACAAWTPRLFPVSTNDLSARSTHRPRGETAASRQDQLAVCGVFASQGVAATSFDALARDIQFFVVSDAVADYNATCTNSH; encoded by the coding sequence ATGAGCCGACGATGTTCGAGGCGGGCTGGGGTGGCAGGTCGAGCAGGGTCGCTGCGCGGTATTGGTGCACGACCTACTCCCGTACTACGTGAGCGTGCTCGCTGCCGAGACTCGAATGGCGGGAGTCGATCGGTGCCAAGCCGTGGTGGATTGGGCATTCGGTCACGACGTCCCGGTCATCGCGTCGGCACCACGCCCGGCCACGACGGTGCGGCAGCGCGGGCTCGGAGGTTTGCTGTGGGGTCGGGGGGCTGGATGCGGCCGAGGTCGAACAGTCCTGCTTGCGCGGCATGGACGCCCCGGCTGTTCCCTGTGTCCACAAACGATCTCTCAGCGCGTTCTACCCACCGACCTCGAGGTGAAACTGCGGCGTCGAGGCAGGACCAGCTTGCTGTCTGCGGCGTATTCGCGTCCCAGGGGGTCGCCGCGACAAGCTTCGATGCCTTGGCGAGAGACATCCAGTTCTTCGTCGTATCCGATGCTGTCGCCGACTACAACGCCACCTGCACGAACTCGCACTGA
- the metA gene encoding homoserine O-succinyltransferase — protein sequence MPVTMPHDLPARAILEAERIFVMSDERAGHQDIRPMRIAILNLMPLKVSTETQLLRLLSNNPLQIEITLLHMASHVSRTTSAEHLESFYSTFDDVAHMHFDGLIITGAPIEKLDFEDVDYWPEMTKILDWSRSAVQSTLHVCWGAQAALYHHYGVRKHEVPQKISGVFSHRLTGVRSPIVTGFDDEFLAPHSRHTDVHAADIEATGEVDVLAVSEEAGVYLAATADGRQVFVTGHPEYDADTLAREYRRDSEQGLPISAPAHYFPGDDPTATPLNRWRGHGHLLYSNWLNYCVYQETPFIPGEV from the coding sequence ATGCCTGTCACTATGCCGCACGATCTTCCCGCCAGGGCCATCCTGGAAGCGGAGCGAATCTTTGTCATGTCCGACGAGCGTGCCGGACATCAGGATATTCGCCCTATGCGGATCGCCATCTTGAATCTGATGCCGTTGAAGGTCAGCACCGAGACACAGTTGCTGCGGTTGCTCAGCAACAATCCGCTGCAGATCGAGATCACCCTGCTGCACATGGCCAGCCACGTCTCGCGCACCACCTCTGCGGAGCATCTCGAATCGTTCTACTCGACTTTCGACGACGTGGCCCACATGCACTTCGACGGCCTCATCATCACCGGGGCACCGATCGAGAAACTCGACTTCGAGGACGTCGACTACTGGCCGGAGATGACCAAGATCCTGGACTGGTCCCGTAGCGCGGTGCAGTCGACTCTGCACGTCTGCTGGGGTGCGCAGGCGGCCCTCTATCACCACTACGGTGTCCGCAAACACGAAGTCCCACAGAAAATCTCCGGTGTGTTCTCCCACCGGCTCACTGGCGTGCGGTCGCCGATCGTCACCGGGTTCGACGACGAGTTCCTGGCGCCGCACTCACGGCACACCGATGTCCACGCCGCCGACATCGAGGCCACCGGTGAGGTCGACGTGTTGGCGGTGAGCGAGGAGGCCGGGGTCTATCTGGCCGCCACCGCGGACGGCCGCCAGGTCTTCGTGACCGGTCACCCGGAATACGATGCGGACACCCTGGCACGCGAATACCGCCGCGACAGCGAGCAAGGACTCCCGATCTCAGCGCCGGCGCACTACTTCCCCGGCGACGATCCCACCGCCACCCCGCTCAACCGATGGCGCGGCCACGGGCACCTGCTGTACTCCAACTGGCTGAACTACTGCGTCTACCAGGAGACACCGTTCATTCCAGGCGAGGTCTGA